The following are from one region of the Lacinutrix sp. Bg11-31 genome:
- the purH gene encoding bifunctional phosphoribosylaminoimidazolecarboxamide formyltransferase/IMP cyclohydrolase, with translation MSNNKTIKSALISVFSKDGLGPIVKELDKQGVTIYSTGGTEKFINDLGIKVVPVEDVTSYPSILGGRVKTLHPKVFGGILNRQNHEGDVAEMKAFEIPQIDVVIVDLYPFEKTVASGATNQDIIEKIDIGGISLIRAAAKNYADVICVSSVDDYAEFLELITDKKGDLTEEDRRAFAAKAFNVSSHYDSAIFNYFNADHKIAALKVSETNGKVLRYGENPHQRGFFFGDFDEMFTKLHGKELSYNNLLDVDAAVNLMDEFKNDAPTFAILKHNNACGLAQRDTLHQAYTDALAGDPVSAFGGVLISNTEIDAATAEEIHKLFCEVVIAPSFSTEAEAILKGKKNRVLLVLKDAAFAQTTVRTCLNGVLVQDRNNITDSLEDLKNATTKAPTTAELDDLIFASKICKHTKSNTIVLVKGRQLCASGTGQTSRVDALNQAIHKAQSFKFDLEGCVMASDAFFPFPDCVEIAKNAGVTAVIQPGGSIKDQLSIDYCNGNDVSMVFTGTRHFKH, from the coding sequence ATGAGCAATAACAAAACAATTAAATCTGCATTAATTTCGGTATTTAGCAAAGATGGCCTAGGACCAATTGTTAAAGAACTAGATAAACAAGGCGTTACCATTTATTCTACTGGTGGAACAGAAAAATTTATAAACGATTTAGGTATAAAAGTAGTTCCTGTTGAGGACGTTACTTCGTATCCTTCTATTTTAGGTGGTCGTGTAAAAACATTACACCCAAAAGTATTTGGTGGTATTTTAAATCGCCAAAATCATGAAGGTGATGTTGCCGAAATGAAAGCATTCGAGATTCCGCAAATAGATGTTGTAATCGTAGATTTATATCCTTTCGAGAAAACGGTAGCTTCTGGAGCAACAAACCAAGACATTATTGAGAAAATTGATATTGGAGGTATTTCTTTAATTCGAGCAGCAGCAAAAAATTATGCTGATGTTATTTGTGTATCATCTGTAGATGATTATGCTGAGTTTTTAGAGTTAATTACTGACAAAAAAGGAGATTTAACTGAAGAGGACAGAAGAGCATTTGCCGCAAAAGCATTTAATGTATCTTCTCACTACGATTCTGCTATCTTTAATTACTTTAATGCAGACCATAAAATTGCTGCACTTAAAGTTTCTGAAACCAACGGTAAAGTTTTACGTTATGGAGAAAACCCACATCAACGTGGTTTTTTCTTCGGAGATTTTGATGAGATGTTCACAAAACTTCATGGTAAAGAATTAAGCTACAACAACCTTTTAGATGTTGATGCAGCTGTAAATTTAATGGATGAGTTTAAAAACGATGCGCCAACTTTTGCTATTTTAAAACACAATAATGCTTGTGGATTAGCACAACGCGACACATTACACCAAGCCTATACAGATGCTTTAGCTGGTGATCCTGTTTCTGCTTTTGGTGGTGTTTTAATTTCTAATACTGAAATTGATGCAGCAACTGCCGAAGAAATTCACAAATTATTTTGCGAAGTTGTAATTGCTCCAAGTTTCTCTACAGAAGCAGAAGCAATTTTAAAAGGAAAGAAAAATAGAGTGCTTTTAGTATTGAAAGATGCTGCTTTTGCTCAAACAACAGTAAGAACATGCTTGAATGGTGTTTTAGTTCAAGATAGAAATAATATAACAGATTCATTAGAAGACCTTAAAAACGCAACAACAAAAGCACCAACAACTGCTGAGTTAGACGATTTAATTTTTGCTTCTAAAATTTGTAAGCACACAAAATCTAACACTATTGTTTTAGTAAAAGGGAGACAATTATGTGCTAGTGGAACAGGACAAACAAGTCGTGTAGATGCCTTAAACCAAGCAATACACAAAGCACAATCTTTTAAATTTGATTTAGAAGGATGTGTTATGGCAAGTGACGCCTTTTTTCCATTTCCAGATTGTGTCGAGATTGCTAAAAACGCAGGAGTTACTGCTGTTATACAACCAGGTGGTTCTATAAAAGACCAATTAAGTATTGATTATTGTAATGGTAACGATGTGTCTATGGTATTTACAGGAACACGTCATTTTAAGCATTAA
- the xrtF gene encoding exosortase family protein XrtF, with amino-acid sequence MKALFIKYKSVLKFILTFLLVYIGLSVIYKLYLNASVGSQYYPDYVTNLVAYQSEALLNTIGYSTEVVKHPHEPSMKLLVRGKYIARIIEGCNAISVIVLFISFVISFSGKFKSTVLFLLSGSVLIYVVNLIRIVILSVGLYHYPWRSEILHTVVFPAIIYGMVFLLWMLWVNRFSNIGKKNG; translated from the coding sequence TTGAAAGCACTCTTTATAAAATATAAGTCTGTATTAAAATTTATCCTTACATTTTTGTTGGTATATATTGGCTTGTCTGTAATCTATAAATTGTATTTAAATGCTTCGGTTGGCTCTCAGTATTACCCAGATTATGTAACTAATCTAGTAGCTTACCAAAGCGAAGCATTGTTAAACACTATTGGTTACAGTACTGAGGTTGTAAAACATCCGCACGAACCTTCTATGAAACTATTAGTAAGAGGTAAGTATATTGCCAGGATAATAGAAGGTTGCAATGCCATTAGCGTAATTGTATTATTTATATCTTTTGTAATTTCTTTCTCTGGTAAATTTAAATCAACTGTTTTGTTTTTGTTGTCTGGAAGCGTTCTTATATATGTTGTAAATCTTATTAGAATTGTAATACTATCTGTTGGTTTATACCATTATCCTTGGCGAAGTGAAATTTTACATACGGTTGTTTTTCCTGCAATTATTTACGGAATGGTGTTTTTATTATGGATGCTTTGGGTGAATAGATTCTCTAATATTGGTAAAAAAAATGGATAA
- a CDS encoding exosortase F system-associated protein — MDKYKKYIWLFFLFGLLVLLRAFESELFYDPYLQFFQSDYLYLDSPRREVLKVTLFTTLRFLINTIISLVILYVFFKDASMIKFSVIVYAISYIILLGLFLYFVLNPKQEDYFMFFNIRRFLIQPLILLLLLPAFYYQRKGV, encoded by the coding sequence ATGGATAAATATAAAAAATATATTTGGCTATTTTTTCTTTTTGGCTTGTTGGTTTTGCTACGTGCTTTCGAGAGCGAATTGTTTTACGATCCTTATTTGCAGTTTTTTCAAAGCGACTATTTATATTTAGACTCTCCAAGACGCGAAGTCTTAAAAGTAACGTTGTTTACAACATTACGTTTTTTAATTAATACTATAATTTCACTAGTAATTTTATATGTTTTTTTTAAGGATGCGAGCATGATTAAGTTTTCGGTAATTGTTTATGCAATTTCTTATATTATTCTTTTAGGCTTGTTTTTATACTTTGTACTAAACCCAAAACAAGAGGATTATTTTATGTTTTTTAATATTCGACGGTTTTTAATCCAGCCACTTATACTATTATTATTACTTCCAGCATTTTATTACCAGAGAAAAGGTGTGTAA
- a CDS encoding GAF domain-containing protein codes for MIFETLKPQTEAILSNTKISRDERLMKVCELLEANVSYYNWVGFYFKNGDKNELKLGPYVGEPTDHTIIPFGKGICGQVAVSNENFVVPDVAAQDNYIACSITVKAEIVIPIFVNGKNMGQIDIDSNTPDPFTEEDERFLEFVCAKVAEIL; via the coding sequence ATGATTTTTGAAACTTTAAAACCACAAACTGAAGCAATTCTTTCTAATACCAAAATTTCTAGAGATGAGCGTTTAATGAAAGTCTGCGAATTATTAGAAGCCAATGTAAGTTATTACAATTGGGTAGGTTTCTATTTTAAAAATGGAGATAAAAACGAATTAAAACTAGGTCCTTATGTTGGTGAACCTACAGACCACACTATTATTCCTTTTGGAAAAGGTATTTGTGGACAAGTAGCAGTTAGTAACGAAAACTTTGTAGTGCCAGATGTTGCTGCTCAAGATAATTACATTGCTTGTAGTATTACTGTTAAGGCAGAAATAGTGATTCCTATTTTTGTAAATGGAAAAAATATGGGACAAATAGATATAGATTCTAATACGCCAGATCCTTTTACAGAAGAAGATGAAAGATTTTTAGAATTTGTTTGCGCTAAAGTCGCAGAAATACTATAG